ATTTGAAGTATTAGGCAAAGGAAGCTATGAAATTGAAACATGCAAATATGGTAGTGGTAGTGTAGAAACTCTGTAAACAACGAAACATTGATTGATGTTACGAAGCCACGTATGTACGGTAGGTTTAGGGAgattaattttagaaaacgAGGTAGAGATTAGAAAACCAAGCGATCAATTCCTGATGAAAAACGTTAACGAGGGTGCATTAATCCTCGTCCACCATCCACTCTTAGCAGTTCTCCAGTCGTGAAAGAGCTCCTTTCTGAAGCGAGAAAGAAAACGGCTTCCGCCACTTCAGACGCCTCCCCGACGCGACCAAGAGCGTGAGTTACTTTCCCCTTCTCAAGAAACTGGAAAGagtaaaatgtgaagaaatgcGGAATATATGAAGAATTTTGAGAAGTAATCATGAGCATGGCTAATACCTTTTCGTAACTCTTGTCATCCATTCCAGATCTCCTGTGAACATTGGTGACAATGACACCAGGGCTGAAATTGAAGGGTCTCCTTTAACAAAAGTTAGAGTTCAGAGGCTTAATGATGGTCAAAAAACGATTGATTGAAaggcttctcttttttctgtatgTCCTATACTACTCAAACATGATACGGTAGCAAATTAGTTTTACACCTCACTGAATACATTGCTACTGAGATCTATTGGAGAAAATGGGGAAATCGtaatttaaaaagaacaacacTTCTTGGCTTAGGTACAAACTTGTGTACGTAAACAAAAAGATGGAGTCAATGAGGATCTCATCCTAATTTCAATGTCGAGTGGAACATCTAGAAAAACATTACACAGCAGTTCCTTTTTGGGACTTCAGTGCAGACGcgtgaaaaatatgaaacgcTGTTAGAGATTATTATTGGATCATTGTCGAAAGATCGCTATTGACATGTGGATAATCCACATCCCTTTCCCGCCTCGCCAGCCATTTTGTCGCGCTATAGATTTACGAGGAGATTtatattcgggtcaaaacgacatgaagcatggtgtaGTTGCCCAAGCAGTTGCGTCTCGAAGCGtagcggtggagatagcggctGGAATCCAGGTGGGACCATAATGATCTACAACAATGAACGGTCTTCACTCGACCTTAACtgctacactccaccgcaccgcttcgagcgcaaccgcttacgcaactgcaccgtggttcatgtcatttcgacttttctttccatatacgtatatataacATACATATTGCGTATGTATAGCATATATATTCTAGTATATTTGTAATTGGTTGTTAGTTAGGATTATACGAgtcatatatacatatgtaaaaTTTCTACAGGCACATTCTACGGCAGTTTATGCGAAGGAATTATCAGTGAATGGgtaaaagagaggaaaacaaTGACATACGTACTTCACGGCATTGACACGAACTCCGTGTGGTGCCATCTCCAAAGCAAGACATTTTGTAAATTGATCTAGTGCTGCTTTAGACATGCAGTAATATGAGACGCCGGGAAACTGAAAATAATGCCAATTAAATGATGTAAGGAAAATATTCTGAAAATCTTCGGTTCGAACTATTGGAACAATGAGAAACTCCTTCTTAGAGAGCCCCGATGCTACCCTATAACCttggtaaaaaataaatttagggAATTTTAAGCCATCTGCAATTAAAGTATAAACCGGCACAGCGTACATCTTGAAAGCACTGCACGCAAAAGTGTTGAGAGTTCTACCAAGTATTCTGACTCACACCAGTGAGCACCATTCACAAGCGCTTATCTGCGGTTGTACAGTACAACTTTAGTCAAAATCCCCGATCTCTGGACTCTATTGAAAACACCGCCGTATCTACGGTAAAGGTCTGCACAGCAAAGTTTCCACTCCTACAATTTACTCACAAACATCTACAAGAGGCCGAAAACAGCGCCAATTTGTACGTAAACACTTGGGCGATTGAGCATGAAAATGTTTCGGCAGTGTTGTTCCCGACATTTGTGTTGTGTATGGGAGGAACAACAGCGGACACGACTGGTCAACTTATTCGTTCctctttgttcaaaaaaaagcttccctTGAAACCACTGCAATTGATCAACCGGTGGTTGGTCACTGAGGCcgaaattccaattttttaaacaggAGGACCTACTGCGGGAAGAACTTGCAAACATTCTTACCTTACCATACACAGCACAGATCGCAGCCTTACCATCTCAATTAAGTACAGAATGCAAAAGGTGTTGAGAATGATCTCTTCTTTAACGACATTCCAAATCaacacaaaaatcaataaaatcggaAAATCGAAACCTACCACCTTGTGGAGCATGGAAACTCTCTTTCATATATCATGCAAGATTGTGtcactgttttcttcttctttttcatattaatttttaaacttgCAAAATATGTTCATTGCTCAATCCATTATCACGCTCATTATCTAGTAGTAATGAACAAAGCGCCGCGATGAATCTAGCTGTTGCAGTGGAGGTGGAACCCTCACTAGCctcactcatctctgcagttcgagCCGCTCACAGCCGCCAGCTATTCGACTATATGTTGCAGCGAGCATAGGACTACTAAGCCGTGCGCAGGCTCGCCGAAAGCACAACTGGTTGCGGCACTGAAAtggcgatttttttaaagcggaTTTTGCTCTTTGGGGAATCAGGAAATACATCATTAGAACCTTAGAAGGAAACACATAAACACAAACGTAACGTTAGGTTTCACAATAGAAGTATCGTTTGCACCAACGTTTGCCAGGAAAAAAGACCAAATTTTAAGAGACTTACTGGACACGGTCCTGTGATACTGGAAACAGAAACTATAGTCCCTTTCGTTTTGATGATGTGTGGGAGAGCTATCCTTGTCAAACGCACAACACTAAAGTATAGCAAAATTCTTAAGAATGTAATATTTctccatttatttcatttttatttctgtgtgTGAAAGGCAATTTAATTGTTCATCTCCCTAGTACTGAAGTCTACATTTAAATATGTTAGTCGAATCAAAGCGATGTGATGTTCGAGGCACTTGCGTGCGGGTTGGATCGAGATGGGAGCATTGCTAGCTTCACACGAGTagtgcgatggtcccaccttgatctcaaccgctacgtTCCTCCGCTCCGAACGCAACAGTTTAAGCAACTGCACCAAAGCTAAGATCTTTTTGGCCCAACTATACTAATTTGTCGAGAACTTTTCATACAGTACTCTAATGTggattctccttttttataaCGTATCCGAAGGGCATCAGTGACGAATTTAGTATTGGGCAAATGAAATAAGAGTATAGCCACTTTGCGATGTCGGTGACATGGTGATTCGCCACAGAAAGCGAAAGCGGTGAGTTTCCTCCCAACAAGTGTCATCACTTCCTCTCAATCGTCAAAAGTGCTCATTCTTCTGAGAATTTACTTCAAATGACAAGCAGGTTCAATAcaaaacaaaccaaaaaacGTGCAGTGTGAGCAAAGATACTTGACGGAAGTAAATGGGACTCATGAAATTGACAGTAACGCACAACAACTATACGGAAAGAGAAGCTGTATAAATGTCCACAACAAACTAACCACTACCTTCTCACATTCACATCCATTTGACGGTCATATTGATCGATTTCAGTGTCCAGAACGTTTCCAGACACCAGTATTCCAGCCGAATTTATCTGAGATTTCGTAGCAAAGACTATTCCTCATTCCAAAATTTACTTCTATTAAAGCACAAAAGCACCAAAGTATCTATTCGTTGATATTCCTCCAGCGTGTCCTCAACTAGCTTCTTGGCATTCAACTCGTCACATAAATCGCCAGCAGTGATTCTCACCTTGCAAAAATCCAGCTTATTAGAGCTTCTTGAATTTCAGATGTACCTCTTCAATGAGAGGAAAGTCTAACCCTCCCGGCTCCTGCTTCTTTACACATCGTAGCAGTTTCTGCTAAAGCTCTCTCATCGCGCCCGCTCAGTGACAAAGCATAGCCTTCTTGTGAGAGGCGTACACTGATCGCCCTTCCTATTCCAGAGGAGGCACCTATATTAGCCATATGGCAGAAGAGGTACAAGTGGGAAAaaggtgaaataaataaacctgTCACGACAGCAATTTTCATCGTGGCACGAACctcaaaaatatgtaatatgtAAGCATTGGAATTAAGAATATAGTTCGGAGGGAACTTTACACAGTAATATGTCTCGAGAAACGGAACAGAGAAACATTTCGACAGGTTcaagaaattcttcattttgaaaaataaggtaTTTCAAACAGCATTAGGCAACCTTAAAAACATATAAATCGATTGCATGGCCACATAACAGTGTACGACGAGTAGTGCAAGAAATCTATATAGCAATACTATGCCTTGAACAACACGCAGAAACTGTCCCGTGTTGAAGATGTGATAAACGCAACGAAACAGTAACCGTCTTCGGTGAAGGCGAAAACTGTCTCGTCTCTATTTAGTATGACGAGCTTCTCCAAGACCGTCATTCCAGTTTTTGAtagttttccatatttttccttGTAATATTCCTTTAGGATATTGGAGTACTCTTATCGACTAGTCCCACTACTTCTTTTCCATTAGTCTTGTTCGTTTCTTTGGTTTGCTTGTAAGATCTGCCCTAATCTTATCCTGTGGTAGTAGGATTTCTTCCCGATTTGTTGCGTAGTTGTGTACAATCAGCATCTTTGGTAATATATAACCACAGAAGAATCCTTTCACGCCATTCTAACAGTTTCTTCTGTTGTGAAGAtgttttcttagaattttcaGTTTGTTGGAAATTCAATTTCACTCCTCTTTCGTGTAATTCTGCATGATCAGCGTCTTTCAGAGCCATAGTTGAGGGTTTTGCAAGGCCTACAAGTACGAGGGACGCTAATCATACATCGCTACACAAAGAAATGGAGCTGAAATTCAATCCATACAAACTAAAAGTTTACCATCAAAGCGAACGATAAAAATTGTAGGAAGGAATTCCGCTAAGGATACGTTAATCCTATCTTGCACTAccacatgaaaaaaatatcaaacgaAGGGAGGGGTTCCGAGGAACTTCTCGTGCAGTGGCTATATGAGGCACGTTTACAAGCTGTGCTGCCCAGTTGAATAATTCCAAAGTTGACATCGAATGCACTGCGTTGAGGTGACCTCGGTTGCATGAGTTCTGTCTGTGAGACGGCCCCGGCCGCCACTGATAATCACATCTACAAGAGCGGGGGGCCGATGACGTAACGTATCACGTCGATACAACACATTCGTTTTAGGCGCGCTCACCATCCACAACTTTTACTACCAATATCGGAAACATAAATGTTTTATACCAAAATACCCTATAAATAGATTACTATGTTTTAATTAACTGGGACAGCTTAGGAGACAGCTCAGCTAGAAAGTGCTCAATATCTCGCGATGAAGACAAAACCGTGAAATACATGGCGAAACTTTTTGTGAAGCACACAAATATGATGTAGTGGAGTAGAAAATCTGCACACAACTAAACATTGATTGATATAACACAACAACGCACAGTGTGAAGAAGATTAATGCATAGGAGAGATGTTTCTCAGTATTTGATACATAATTGCAGTGTAGAAAACTCAGCGactatacatacatatatatatatatatatatatatatatatatatatatatatatatatatatatatatatatatatatatatatatatatatagtcgggtcaaaacaatatggaacacagtgcagttgcgtgagtaGCCGGCCTTCAACCAGGGCAGTGGATAGTGCGagtggaatcgaggtggaaccacgACCTATCCGCAGCAGTGATTCCAGCGCTGTTGCAAACGCACCGTGCTCGCTTTGACCctattatatatacatacatatacatatatatacatatatatatatatatatatatatatatatatgtacatatatatatatatacatataacactggttttgaaaaaatccttaaCGGGGATGCATTATTCCTCTTCCACCATCCACTCTTAGCAGTTCACCGGTTGTGAAGGAGCTTTTTTCTGAAGCGAGAAAGAGAACGGCTTCTGCCACTTCGGACGCTTCCCCAACACGACCTAGAGCGTGTGTTACCTTCCCTTTCTCAACAAACTGgaaagaataaatatgaaaaggtTATCAATAGTAGTCGTGTACTCTATTTTTATACCCACCTCTTGGTAACTTTTGTCATCCATTCCAGACCGTTTGTGAATATTAGTGACAATGAGAGCAGGGCTGAAACGGAAGAATCTCCCTCTTCAAAGCAAGAGTTAGAGTGTAGTTAATGGTGGCAAAACTACTAGTGAAGCTATTTTTGTAAAAGTTCATTCTTAAAGAGTACGATACTACAGATACAATAacaaattgaaggaaaattcgTCTTCAACATATTAGGGTGTTCCGAAAGTagctgccgaaaatttcgtagtagcgcagattttttgagatgttccgGAAGTTCCcgttacaaataaataaatatatatatatatataatataaggACACCACCGCTTACCGCTTGTACACaaataacatatctggctccctcttccttgtctatttcatcctataatggcaGGATATTCCACCCAtgttcgacacgtactcctttacgagttcgaatctggccaccccgttgctgaagcccatcgaaacttaagtcaagtattcgacactgaagccccttctgagcggtctgtgcgcgcctgtttccagcgcttcaaagccggaaacaagaaactcgaaaatGAGCACTCGCTCTGGTCCACCGagtgcaatatcgttcgacgaactgaagaatctggtgGAGCAgtatccatatgaaggtgttcggtattttgctgccagtcttggctgttcgctgcCCACGGTAAGCAATAGACTGCTATCTCTCGGAAAGGTGAAAAGCTCGGTaagtggctcccacatgcattgagcgacggcaacctcAAAACACGCTTAGACAACTGCGCTCAGCTGACTTATTCTGCCACGTACGCATGTGTATTGTGGTGTGTGTTTTTGCgcataaatatatgtatacgtAAAGGTACGTGGAACAAAATTTCTAGCAACAATACCGTTTCAATGCTCCCGGGACAAGGAAACAGTGAAATAGGTTCAACAGCATCAGATAGATGCGCCGacgaaaaccaaaaaagaaaaaaaaccaatgagaCCGGGTGAGAAGAGCGCCAAATGACAGCGTCGGAAAGCAGCCTGATAGGTATTACGTCGTCAGATTGGTGAGCttgcgccagaaagctatgaGTCCGACAACGACAATGGTACTAAGCACTGCAAAATATTTAGGAGACTCAACGGCATTAGATTTCTGCGTGAATCTCAGAAAGAGGTGAAGAATAGAAGCTGAGGTTAGCGTTGCGTTGGTAGCACGCAGacagggaaaaaaatggaaaaattgcaCATGAAACGCTTCGTTCTTATTAAGATTGAAGATTCAGTGATACTACATACTAGTGTACCTCTCCGTATGTCTCCTCCAGTGTACTTTCTTTACATTGTGCTAACAGTTGGACAAATGATTCACACTCATGCACACAGCTGTTTAAATTGTGCCAAAAATTGTGATGATCTGGTGTGCGATTCTTATTTTTCACGTATTATCTACATCTACATCATTCTATGGTAGCACAACTTGAGAGCGAAGAGCTTCATTCAGTAGCGGAAAAAAAGTCAAGATTGTAGTGACATCAAAAAATAGATGACAAAtctaactttaatttttttcaaattgtagtACGATATTTCTGGCAAAAATACGCTGGAATCGCTCGCCATTGCAAACGCTTCTGGAAGTTTTATGTTAacttaaaataaaagtttcatGTGGCAACTTTGTGGCAAGTGTACTGAAGTTACAGAAAGTGCCCCACACTACGAAATTCAATTCATCACCTAAGGATCTAAGGCAGCGATAATCTGCTGCAATTGCACAGTTACAGGTACGAAACCGCATAAGAgatcgataaactggtaccagctACGTCTAGAAAGATGAGACCGCTGACTTCATACATCGGTTAATCGTTCATAAGCCTCAAAAGTTTCTGAATTCAAACCGAACGCACAGGCAAATCCCAAAAGGAACGATTAACACCAGAATCCTGCCCTTCATCAGCCTGAGAGGAGCGTAACAAAGGAACACCACAAGAAGTCCAGAAGTTCAAAGTTGGCTGGATGTTCAGaccaatataaatataaatatatgtgcATGTTTCTGCAATACTATTCTGGCATAAATGATATACAAAGAGATATGCTGGGTAGACGTGAAATGGAGGAAAAACGAATACACGCACTTTACGGCGTTGACACGAACTCCGTGTGGTGCCATCTCCAAAGCAAGACATTTTGTAAATTGATCTAGTGCTGCTTTAGACATGCAGTAATAAGAGACGCCGGGAAACTGAAAATAATGCCAATTAAATGATGTAAGGAAAATCTTCGGTTCGAACTAATGGAACAATGAGGAACTCCTTCTTAGAGAGCCCCGATGCTACCCTATAACCTTGGTAAGTAATAAATTTAAGGAATTTTAAGCCATCTGCAGTTAAAGTATAAACCGGCACAGCGTACATCTTGAAAGCACTGCATGCAAAAGTGTTGAGAGTTCTACCAAGTATTCTGACTCACACCAATGAGCACCATTCACAAGCGCTTATCTGCGGTTGTACAGTACAACTCTGGTCAAAATCCCCGATCTCTGGTCTGCGTAGCAGGGTTTTCACTCCTACAATTTGCTCACAAACATCTACAGCACAAACATCTACAAGAGGACGAAAACAGCACCACTTTGTACGTAAACACTTACGCGTATTAGCACGAAAACGTTTCGACAGTACTGTTAATGACATTTGTGTTGTGTGTGGGAGGAACGAAATACCGTTCGTTCCGGTATTTCATTCCTCCCATACACAACACAGTGTCGCGGTTAGAGGCTCCGCttgctgcacgatcgatcggaggttcgaatccgccctagtgctcaccaagcctttcatccctccggggtcgacaaattggtaccagacttgtccgggaggataaaatcactgacttgacacatcggctagccaccgcaagtcattgtataggccagctacacgttcgtaaacctcaaacgattctgaattgaagtgaacgtgggggtgcatcccaagcggattgattaacgccagacagttcatcctttatccttgatGGGAGGAACAACAACGGACACGATTGGTCAACTTATCCGCTcttctttgttcaaaaaaaaaaaatcttcctctgaAACCACCACTATTGGCCACCCTTGGGTTGATCATTGAGGCcgaaattcgattttttttgggcGGGAAGACCAACAGCGGGAAGAACTTGCAAACATTCTTACGTCACCATACACAGCacaggttaaaggcatcactccacgaatctgaggtggtatggaattcaggtggtgtattcgtttacgggatgggagactatggagaggggggtgattccgtccatttcttcttaattggcccagaagatgcggcgccgcataagcctggcgcgctccagtcgaactccctgtagaaaatagtgcgcatcttccgggccgttttttacggcaattaggaagaaatggacagaatcagcccctctccatagtctcccatcccgtatacgaatactccacctgaaatctccacca
The Necator americanus strain Aroian chromosome I, whole genome shotgun sequence genome window above contains:
- a CDS encoding hypothetical protein (NECATOR_CHRI.G2680.T1); amino-acid sequence: MKNFLNLSKCFSVPFLETYYCVKFPPNYILNSNAYILHIFEVRATMKIAVVTGASSGIGRAISVRLSQEGYALSLSGRDERALAETATMCKEAGAGRVRITAGDLCDELNAKKLVEDTLEEYQRIDTLINSAGILVSGNVLDTEIDQYDRQMDVNVRSVVRLTRIALPHIIKTKGTIVSVSSITGPCPFPGVSYYCMSKAALDQFTKCLALEMAPHGVRVNAVNPGVIVTNVHRRSGMDDKSYEKFLEKGKVTHALGRVGEASEVAEAVFFLASERSSFTTGELLRVDGGRGLMHPR
- a CDS encoding hypothetical protein (NECATOR_CHRI.G2680.T2), translating into MKIAVVTGASSGIGRAISVRLSQEGYALSLSGRDERALAETATMCKEAGAGRVRITAGDLCDELNAKKLVEDTLEEYQRIDTLINSAGILVSGNVLDTEIDQYDRQMDVNVRSVVRLTRIALPHIIKTKGTIVSVSSITGPCPFPGVSYYCMSKAALDQFTKCLALEMAPHGVRVNAVNPGVIVTNVHRRSGMDDKSYEKFLEKGKVTHALGRVGEASEVAEAVFFLASERSSFTTGELLRVDGGRGLMHPR